The genomic window CCGCGACGCTGACGTCCGAGGGAACGCTGTTCCGCTTCGCCACCGCGGGCTCCGTCGACGACGGCAAGTCCACCCTCGTCGGCCGGCTGCTGCACGACTCGAAGGCGATCCTCGCCGACCAGCTCGAGCAGGTCGCGCGCACGTCCGCCGAGCGCGGCTTCGCACACGGCGAGTTCGACTTCGCCCTCCTCACCGACGGGCTCCGCGCCGAGCGGGAGCAGGGCATCACGATCGATGTCGCCTACCGGTACTTCTCGACGGGTTCGCGGTCGTTCATCCTGGCCGACTGCCCTGGCCACGTGCAGTACACGCGCAACATGGTCACCGGCGCGACGACGGCCGACGCCGTGATCGTCCTGGTCGACGGCCGAAAGGGCGTGCTCGAGCAGACCCGCCGCCACCTCGCCGTGGTGGCGCTGCTGCGCGTGCCGCACGTCATCGTCGCGGTGAACAAGATCGATCTCGTCGGCTTCTCGCAGGATGCCTTCGCCGCCGTCGCCGAGCAGGCGCGATCCGTCGCCGCCGACCTCGGAATCGCAGACCTGCACGTGCTCCCGGTGTCGGCCCTCGAGGGCGACAACATCGTCGAGCGGTCCGGGCGCACCCCCTGGTACGACGGCCCGGCCCTCCTCGAGCTGCTCGAGACCCTCCCCGCGGCCGACGAGCTCGAGCTGGCGCTGGAGCCGCTTCGCCTTCCCGTCCAGCTCGTGCTCCGCCCGCAGGGCGGGCTCGCCCCCGACGTCGCCGCCGACCCGGCCGCGGCCGAGCGCCTGCGCGACTACCGCGCCGTCGCCGGACGCATCTCGTCGGGGACCGTCCGGGTCGGAGACCGGGTCGAGATCTTCCCGTCCGGCATCGCGACGACGGTCACCGGCATCCGCTCAGCGGGTGCGTCGGTCGACGCGGCCGCCGCACCCGAGTCGGTGTCACTGGAGTTCGCCGACGACCTCGACACCGCCCGGGGCGCGCTCGTGGTGGCCGAAGGAACCCTCCCCGCCGCGCGCCGAGAGGTCGACGCCGAGCTGTTCCAGCTCGACGCGCGTCCCCTCACGCCGGGGGTCCGGGT from Microbacterium sulfonylureivorans includes these protein-coding regions:
- a CDS encoding sulfate adenylyltransferase subunit 1, yielding MTATLTSEGTLFRFATAGSVDDGKSTLVGRLLHDSKAILADQLEQVARTSAERGFAHGEFDFALLTDGLRAEREQGITIDVAYRYFSTGSRSFILADCPGHVQYTRNMVTGATTADAVIVLVDGRKGVLEQTRRHLAVVALLRVPHVIVAVNKIDLVGFSQDAFAAVAEQARSVAADLGIADLHVLPVSALEGDNIVERSGRTPWYDGPALLELLETLPAADELELALEPLRLPVQLVLRPQGGLAPDVAADPAAAERLRDYRAVAGRISSGTVRVGDRVEIFPSGIATTVTGIRSAGASVDAAAAPESVSLEFADDLDTARGALVVAEGTLPAARREVDAELFQLDARPLTPGVRVLVKHGTTTTQAVVAQIESRYDLDALTHEPAQTLQTNDIGRVRLRLAADLPLEPYGTSRHGGSFLVIHPSDGATLAAGIARV